A genomic window from Desulfobotulus mexicanus includes:
- the obgE gene encoding GTPase ObgE has translation MKFVDEAEITVESGHGGRGCVSFRREKFIPKGGPDGGDGGDGGDVILKASDAKRTLYRFRHREHHAAERGRPGEGSNCSGRRGQDLVLEVPTGTVVWNNETGERICDLDTHDGTFLLARGGRGGKGNRHFMTSTHQAPRFAQPGTEGEYLFLRLELKLIADVGIIGFPNAGKSTLIRAISAAKPKVADYPFTTLVPNLGVVNPPWGEPFVVADIPGLIEGAHEGVGLGHRFLRHVERTRILVHVIDAMEMDEENPLHAFETINRELKLYSEKLAEKPQLVVLNKMDIPEAREKALRFKDLFSPYRVVGISAATGKNLDTFLELLTREINSEDDG, from the coding sequence GTGAAATTTGTAGATGAAGCAGAAATTACCGTTGAATCCGGCCACGGCGGTCGTGGCTGTGTGAGTTTTCGCAGGGAGAAGTTTATTCCCAAGGGAGGCCCCGATGGCGGGGACGGGGGAGACGGTGGTGATGTGATTCTGAAAGCGTCCGATGCTAAACGGACGCTTTACCGTTTCCGCCACAGGGAACACCATGCTGCGGAACGGGGACGGCCCGGAGAAGGGTCCAACTGTTCCGGCCGCAGGGGGCAGGATCTGGTCCTTGAGGTGCCCACGGGTACCGTGGTCTGGAACAATGAAACCGGTGAGCGGATCTGTGATCTGGACACCCATGACGGGACCTTCCTTCTTGCCAGAGGTGGCAGGGGCGGTAAGGGAAACCGTCACTTCATGACATCAACCCATCAGGCTCCCCGCTTTGCCCAGCCAGGCACGGAAGGGGAATACCTTTTTCTGCGCCTTGAGCTGAAACTTATAGCTGATGTTGGAATCATAGGATTTCCCAATGCAGGTAAAAGCACTCTGATCAGGGCCATTTCCGCAGCAAAACCCAAGGTGGCGGACTATCCCTTTACTACCCTTGTGCCCAATCTCGGCGTTGTGAATCCCCCTTGGGGAGAGCCCTTTGTGGTGGCTGATATTCCGGGACTCATAGAAGGTGCCCATGAGGGTGTGGGGTTGGGGCATCGTTTTCTGCGTCATGTGGAGAGAACCCGTATACTTGTCCATGTGATTGATGCCATGGAGATGGATGAGGAAAATCCTCTGCATGCTTTTGAAACCATAAATCGTGAGCTGAAGCTTTACAGTGAAAAGCTTGCCGAAAAGCCGCAGCTTGTGGTGCTCAATAAAATGGATATACCGGAGGCCCGGGAAAAGGCTCTTCGTTTCAAAGACCTTTTTTCTCCATACAGGGTTGTGGGGATTTCTGCAGCCACAGGTAAAAATCTGGATACCTTTCTTGAGCTTCTGACCCGAGAGATTAACAGCGAAGATGACGGATAG
- the nadD gene encoding nicotinate-nucleotide adenylyltransferase, translating into MPAVREKTAIFGGTFNPIHMGHIRIAHEVMEKGGLDRVLFVPAGVPPWKFSNKDLASAEDRLHMVSLALEGEPGLKVTDLELCRKGPSYTLDTVRILQQENPEQDFCFLLGMDAMAGIRSWHGWEELLSLISFWVMTRPDTPPGILERILPEYSCEENRFFCSGRPEIRRISVSPFTVSATEIRLRISEGLPVTGLVPDRVDAYIRNRGLYAHV; encoded by the coding sequence ATGCCTGCAGTACGGGAGAAGACAGCCATATTCGGCGGAACCTTTAACCCGATCCATATGGGACATATTCGTATTGCCCATGAGGTTATGGAAAAAGGGGGGCTGGATCGGGTGCTTTTTGTGCCTGCTGGGGTTCCTCCATGGAAGTTCTCTAATAAGGATCTGGCCTCCGCTGAGGATCGTCTCCATATGGTTTCTCTGGCCCTTGAAGGGGAGCCTGGTCTGAAGGTAACGGATCTGGAGCTTTGCCGCAAAGGCCCTTCCTATACCCTGGATACGGTCAGAATACTTCAGCAGGAAAATCCGGAGCAGGATTTCTGCTTTCTTCTGGGTATGGATGCCATGGCAGGCATTCGGAGCTGGCATGGCTGGGAAGAACTTCTTTCTCTGATTTCATTCTGGGTCATGACAAGGCCCGATACCCCGCCGGGTATTCTGGAAAGGATTTTGCCGGAATATAGCTGCGAGGAAAACCGTTTTTTTTGTTCCGGCCGACCGGAGATCCGCAGGATTTCCGTCAGCCCTTTTACGGTGAGCGCAACGGAGATCCGTCTGAGGATTTCTGAAGGGCTACCCGTCACCGGTTTGGTTCCGGACAGGGTTGATGCCTATATCCGAAACCGAGGATTGTATGCCCATGTATGA
- the rpmA gene encoding 50S ribosomal protein L27, whose protein sequence is MAHKKAAGSTRNGRDSNAQRRGVKRFGGELVKAGNIIVRQVGTKVYPGENVGMGKDYTLFAKADGRVTFERYGRDRKKVSVYQA, encoded by the coding sequence ATGGCACATAAGAAGGCAGCCGGATCTACCCGGAACGGTCGTGACAGTAATGCTCAGCGCAGGGGCGTAAAACGCTTTGGCGGTGAGCTTGTGAAGGCGGGAAACATTATCGTCCGTCAGGTTGGAACAAAAGTTTATCCTGGTGAGAACGTGGGTATGGGCAAAGATTACACCTTGTTTGCCAAGGCAGACGGAAGGGTGACCTTTGAACGCTACGGTCGTGACCGGAAGAAAGTCAGCGTATACCAAGCGTGA
- a CDS encoding type I restriction enzyme HsdR N-terminal domain-containing protein, translating to MDTLCDYVTGREVPNVGAEENRQFVEKYLVNTKGYPKGSIAVDYPLALDLDGEVYETELDLVLSVDGLPLAVIKCAAASLDSRVREAVAAARIMCSSHQIPFAAVSDGVTALVHDGISGKKIGEGLSFLPSFDELVAWKNSNTLTPLPEDRKLRQGLVFRTYDSLNVNVQRHTG from the coding sequence ATGGACACCCTTTGTGATTATGTAACAGGAAGAGAAGTTCCCAATGTGGGCGCTGAGGAAAACAGGCAGTTTGTGGAAAAGTATCTGGTGAATACCAAGGGATATCCCAAAGGATCTATAGCCGTTGATTATCCCCTTGCACTGGATCTTGATGGTGAAGTCTATGAAACGGAGCTGGATCTTGTTCTGTCCGTGGATGGGCTTCCCCTTGCAGTGATCAAATGTGCTGCTGCTTCTCTGGATTCCAGGGTGCGTGAGGCAGTGGCTGCGGCCCGCATCATGTGTTCTTCCCATCAGATCCCCTTTGCAGCGGTTTCCGATGGTGTTACAGCCCTGGTGCATGATGGCATATCAGGTAAAAAAATTGGCGAAGGTCTTTCTTTTCTCCCCTCCTTTGATGAGCTTGTTGCATGGAAAAATTCAAATACCCTTACACCTCTTCCCGAAGACAGGAAGCTGCGTCAGGGTCTTGTGTTCCGTACCTATGATTCCCTGAATGTGAATGTGCAGCGTCATACAGGCTGA
- a CDS encoding GGDEF domain-containing protein — MKIHPVSQMTVKNSMKALGRMLGWVQNKDYRLLNEHLLAMQEKEDLDGLLAEVSHCLSEMLNYRLFAFVIRDETGVDVWIDPTMFRDAFSRIVTEDLGLDPGMNIRFMGNIEEAVEQRSISRDDMEVRSFKESSFTAHLYLATGRRMLSHHNDILESLLAGLRVSLINHVRIRSLQGAVSEDALTGCYNRREFDRQLERHLAAVKRHGKDFALVFFDLDHFKAVNDTYGHLAGDAVLRNVAMEVRRKIRTGDLLCRYGGEEFALLLPETDGEKAADLAERLRIAIEGLQVDAGDGLKLQVTASFGVAEADAAMGSDNLVAEADTILYRAKNQGRNCVAF, encoded by the coding sequence ATGAAAATCCATCCCGTTTCCCAGATGACAGTAAAAAACAGCATGAAGGCCTTAGGGCGGATGCTGGGGTGGGTTCAGAATAAGGACTATCGTCTTTTGAATGAGCATCTGCTGGCCATGCAGGAAAAAGAGGATCTGGACGGTCTGCTGGCCGAAGTTTCTCACTGCCTGTCAGAGATGCTTAATTATCGTCTCTTTGCCTTTGTGATACGGGATGAAACCGGTGTGGATGTATGGATTGATCCTACCATGTTCCGGGATGCCTTTTCCCGTATTGTGACCGAAGATCTCGGACTTGATCCCGGGATGAATATCCGCTTTATGGGTAATATTGAAGAAGCCGTGGAGCAGAGGTCCATTTCCAGAGATGATATGGAAGTCCGGAGTTTTAAAGAATCCAGTTTCACGGCCCACCTTTATCTTGCTACGGGACGCAGAATGCTTTCTCACCACAATGATATTCTGGAAAGTCTTCTTGCAGGGCTGAGGGTATCTTTGATCAATCATGTCCGTATTCGAAGTCTGCAGGGAGCAGTTTCTGAAGATGCCTTGACAGGATGCTATAATCGCAGGGAATTTGATCGTCAGCTGGAGCGCCATCTGGCCGCAGTGAAGCGTCATGGGAAGGATTTTGCTCTGGTTTTTTTTGATCTCGATCATTTCAAGGCTGTGAATGACACCTACGGACACCTGGCAGGGGATGCCGTATTAAGAAACGTTGCCATGGAGGTTCGCCGGAAAATCCGCACAGGAGATCTGCTCTGCCGTTATGGTGGAGAAGAGTTTGCCCTTCTTCTTCCCGAGACCGATGGAGAAAAGGCTGCTGATCTGGCAGAACGTCTCCGCATTGCCATTGAAGGGCTTCAGGTTGATGCAGGGGATGGCCTTAAGTTACAGGTTACGGCCAGCTTTGGCGTGGCTGAGGCGGATGCGGCAATGGGCAGTGACAATTTGGTGGCAGAGGCTGACACCATTTTATACCGTGCCAAGAATCAGGGCCGCAACTGTGTTGCATTTTAG
- a CDS encoding glutamate-5-semialdehyde dehydrogenase yields MLMEKIIQDMALKARKASRKTAAAGTAVKNRALELLAEHLASGRDAIQKENLKDVEAARARGLSVAMVDRLTLSDKVMDAMIQGVREVAQLPDPVGTMGDVRLRPSGIQVGKMRIPLGVIAMIYESRPNVTVDAAALCLKAGNAVILRGGSEAFHSNMALAKTVQAALEGAGLPAEAVQVLPMTDREALPFLLQQEESIDLVIPRGGEGLIRFVTENSRIPVLKHYKGVCHIYVDVDADMEKALAIILNAKCQRPGVCNALETLLVHEKIADSFLPMVAEALEGAGVLLRGCPRTCTLVKNTEPATEGDWPAEYLDLILAVKVVDSLDDAMDHISLYNSGHTESIITENWSRAWRFIREVDASAVMVNASTRFNDGGELGLGAEIGISTSKLHAYGPMGLVELTTEKFVVFGDGQVRA; encoded by the coding sequence ATATTAATGGAAAAAATCATTCAGGATATGGCGCTGAAAGCCAGAAAAGCGTCCAGAAAAACAGCAGCAGCCGGTACAGCTGTAAAAAACCGGGCCTTAGAACTACTTGCTGAACATCTTGCTTCAGGCAGGGATGCTATTCAGAAGGAAAATCTCAAAGATGTGGAGGCTGCCAGAGCACGGGGGCTTTCTGTAGCCATGGTGGACCGGCTGACCCTTTCGGACAAGGTCATGGATGCCATGATTCAGGGTGTCCGGGAAGTGGCGCAGCTGCCTGACCCCGTAGGAACCATGGGAGATGTCCGTTTGCGGCCCAGTGGCATACAGGTGGGGAAAATGCGTATTCCCCTGGGTGTCATTGCCATGATCTATGAATCCCGGCCCAATGTGACCGTGGATGCTGCAGCCCTCTGCCTGAAAGCCGGTAATGCCGTTATTCTCAGGGGTGGTTCCGAGGCTTTTCATTCCAATATGGCCCTTGCAAAAACGGTGCAGGCAGCCCTTGAAGGGGCAGGTCTTCCTGCCGAGGCGGTTCAGGTGCTTCCCATGACGGACAGGGAGGCTCTGCCTTTTCTGTTGCAGCAGGAAGAATCCATAGACCTTGTCATTCCCCGTGGTGGTGAGGGTTTGATCCGTTTTGTGACGGAAAACTCCAGAATCCCGGTTTTAAAACATTATAAAGGGGTTTGCCATATATACGTGGATGTGGATGCGGATATGGAAAAGGCACTGGCCATTATATTGAACGCCAAGTGTCAGCGGCCCGGTGTATGCAATGCCCTTGAGACTCTTCTTGTGCATGAAAAGATAGCGGACTCCTTTCTGCCTATGGTAGCTGAGGCCCTTGAAGGAGCAGGTGTTCTTCTGCGGGGCTGCCCGAGAACCTGTACTTTGGTAAAAAATACAGAGCCTGCGACGGAAGGGGACTGGCCAGCGGAATATCTGGATCTGATCCTTGCCGTGAAGGTGGTGGATTCTCTGGATGATGCCATGGATCATATAAGTCTTTATAATTCAGGTCACACGGAAAGCATTATCACAGAAAACTGGAGCCGGGCCTGGCGCTTTATCCGGGAGGTGGATGCTTCGGCTGTAATGGTAAACGCTTCCACCCGATTTAATGATGGTGGGGAGCTGGGGCTGGGCGCTGAAATCGGTATTTCAACATCCAAGCTCCATGCCTATGGTCCCATGGGACTTGTGGAGCTGACCACGGAAAAATTTGTGGTATTCGGAGACGGGCAGGTCCGTGCCTGA
- a CDS encoding zinc ribbon domain-containing protein — METREEFLAQMMEQAKPLCPHCGKEMNIWEVPPYTFSDGLGWGSPYVYVCFNDLCPAFTEGWGEIEANFGHKSSYRCLRYPFEDRFELMTVFGREGGTEGLITQNSLDEQEQLKEAIKTGFSILADCYVNQDIIKIVSMLSDHNEPVRVRFKAVEMLGDICDTDEVIEPMRNISPYNEKMKEAIQEAIEKIHKRCFTRECPFCMEIIKRRANTCKHCGKDVDPVV, encoded by the coding sequence ATGGAAACCAGAGAAGAATTTCTAGCGCAGATGATGGAACAGGCCAAACCCCTCTGCCCCCACTGCGGAAAAGAAATGAACATATGGGAAGTGCCTCCCTACACCTTCAGTGACGGCCTTGGGTGGGGATCTCCCTATGTCTATGTATGTTTTAATGACCTCTGCCCTGCATTTACCGAAGGCTGGGGAGAAATTGAAGCAAATTTTGGCCATAAATCCTCCTACCGCTGCCTGCGCTATCCCTTTGAGGACCGTTTTGAACTAATGACCGTTTTCGGCAGAGAGGGCGGTACCGAAGGACTTATCACACAAAACTCCCTGGATGAGCAGGAACAGCTTAAAGAAGCCATAAAAACAGGTTTTTCCATTCTGGCAGACTGCTATGTGAATCAGGATATCATTAAAATTGTATCCATGCTTTCGGACCACAATGAGCCTGTTAGGGTACGGTTTAAAGCCGTTGAAATGCTGGGGGATATCTGTGACACCGACGAAGTCATTGAGCCCATGCGAAACATATCTCCCTACAACGAAAAAATGAAAGAAGCCATTCAGGAAGCCATAGAAAAAATACACAAACGCTGCTTTACAAGGGAATGCCCCTTCTGCATGGAAATCATCAAAAGAAGGGCCAACACCTGCAAGCACTGCGGCAAGGACGTTGACCCTGTAGTATAA
- the rsfS gene encoding ribosome silencing factor gives MYEDSEKSLIPFLEAACARKAENIVAMDLGNLVSYADTFLVMSVNSTRQARAVADHMRRKLKEVHIKPLGIDGVEEGQWVLMDYGDVVIHIFHEPVRSFYDLEGLWADAPRFAEELIASMAEKALETPDPEAEQEVFWEWEDDEAPALDDEGEEDA, from the coding sequence ATGTATGAAGATAGTGAAAAAAGTCTGATTCCTTTTCTTGAAGCGGCCTGTGCCCGTAAAGCCGAAAATATAGTCGCCATGGATCTGGGAAACCTTGTCTCCTATGCCGATACCTTTCTTGTGATGAGCGTGAATTCCACGCGCCAGGCAAGGGCCGTGGCAGATCACATGAGACGAAAGCTCAAAGAGGTTCATATCAAGCCTCTGGGCATAGATGGGGTGGAAGAGGGTCAATGGGTGCTCATGGATTATGGAGATGTTGTGATTCATATTTTCCATGAGCCTGTGCGTTCTTTTTATGATCTGGAAGGTCTCTGGGCAGATGCCCCCCGCTTTGCCGAAGAACTCATTGCCAGCATGGCGGAAAAAGCACTGGAGACTCCGGATCCCGAGGCAGAGCAGGAAGTCTTCTGGGAATGGGAAGATGATGAGGCTCCTGCCTTGGATGATGAAGGGGAAGAGGATGCCTGA
- the gpmI gene encoding 2,3-bisphosphoglycerate-independent phosphoglycerate mutase, whose translation MPEVRPCLLMILDGWGVADAGPGNAVRSSCTPVLESLMGEFPVTTLACSGPDVGLPEGIMGNSEVGHLNLGAGRIVYQDLLRIDRSIEDQTFYGNPVLTGAMDAARDRGATCHFMGLLSDGGVHSRISHLKALISMAGKRGLSKIALHPILDGRDTPPMAGSAYLKDLMDFIAPMPQVFVSTLCGRFYAMDRDTRWERTSRAFDLYTQGEGSLRQDAVAAVEGAYASGVTDEFLEPVKIGKVQEGLIRNGDLVVFFNFRADRARQITRAFSDRDLDTFTRKSMPEVDWVCMTRYDASFDLKVAFGPQVLTDLLGEVVSAADFSQLRIAETEKYAHVTYFFNGGEERAFPGEERVLVPSPRDVETYDEKPEMSADLVADTFLEKFYSGSYALMVLNFANMDMVGHTGKMDAACRACEAVDRNVGRIVEIMRQNNVPVVITADHGNAEQMQDAEGKVHTAHTCNPVPLLLVDEKLKNCRLLPGRLGDVAPTVLEIMGLGIPAAMTGTSRIGKPETLAGR comes from the coding sequence ATGCCTGAGGTTAGGCCTTGTCTTCTTATGATCCTTGATGGATGGGGTGTTGCGGATGCGGGTCCGGGTAATGCCGTACGGTCTTCCTGCACACCTGTGCTGGAAAGCCTCATGGGAGAGTTTCCGGTCACCACCCTTGCCTGCAGCGGGCCTGATGTGGGGCTGCCCGAAGGCATTATGGGCAATTCCGAAGTGGGGCATCTGAACCTTGGAGCCGGGCGTATTGTTTATCAGGATCTCCTTCGCATCGACAGATCCATAGAGGATCAGACTTTTTATGGGAATCCTGTGCTGACGGGTGCCATGGATGCGGCCAGAGACAGAGGTGCCACCTGTCATTTCATGGGACTGCTTTCCGATGGGGGTGTGCATTCCAGAATCTCCCATCTCAAAGCCCTGATTTCCATGGCAGGAAAAAGGGGGCTGTCTAAGATTGCCCTGCATCCCATCCTTGATGGCAGAGATACTCCTCCCATGGCAGGATCTGCTTATCTTAAAGATCTGATGGATTTCATAGCACCCATGCCGCAGGTTTTTGTTTCCACCCTCTGTGGGCGTTTTTATGCCATGGACAGGGATACCCGCTGGGAGCGTACCAGCCGTGCCTTTGACCTTTATACCCAGGGCGAGGGCAGTCTCAGACAGGACGCTGTTGCCGCCGTGGAAGGGGCCTATGCCTCAGGGGTGACGGATGAGTTTCTGGAGCCTGTGAAAATAGGTAAAGTACAGGAGGGGCTGATCCGCAATGGAGATCTTGTGGTTTTTTTCAATTTCCGTGCAGACCGTGCCCGCCAGATCACCCGTGCCTTCAGTGACAGAGACCTTGATACCTTTACCCGTAAAAGCATGCCTGAAGTGGACTGGGTCTGCATGACCCGTTACGATGCCTCCTTTGATCTCAAGGTTGCCTTTGGTCCCCAGGTTTTGACCGATCTTCTGGGTGAGGTGGTCAGTGCGGCAGATTTTTCTCAGCTGCGCATTGCTGAAACGGAAAAATATGCCCATGTCACCTATTTTTTCAATGGTGGGGAAGAAAGGGCCTTTCCCGGAGAGGAAAGGGTACTGGTTCCTTCGCCACGGGATGTGGAAACCTATGATGAAAAGCCTGAGATGAGTGCCGATCTTGTGGCGGATACTTTTCTGGAAAAATTTTATTCCGGCAGTTATGCCCTGATGGTTCTGAATTTTGCCAACATGGATATGGTGGGTCATACGGGAAAGATGGATGCCGCATGCAGGGCCTGTGAGGCAGTGGACCGGAATGTGGGCCGCATTGTGGAGATCATGCGTCAAAATAATGTCCCTGTGGTTATAACTGCGGATCACGGCAATGCCGAGCAGATGCAGGATGCTGAGGGAAAGGTGCATACTGCCCATACATGTAATCCCGTTCCCCTGCTGCTGGTGGATGAGAAGCTGAAAAACTGCCGACTGCTTCCGGGGCGTCTCGGGGATGTGGCACCTACGGTGCTGGAGATCATGGGACTTGGGATTCCCGCTGCCATGACAGGGACAAGCCGCATAGGAAAGCCGGAGACGCTTGCAGGCAGGTGA
- the proB gene encoding glutamate 5-kinase, with product MTDRSQCFAKARRVVVKVGSNVLTASRGLNVEVLRSISQQIHGLMQGGREVILVSSGAMAAGMRRLELTSRPVEIPKRQATAAVGQAGLIMEYEQVFETFGKSVAQVLLTQEDLSNRRRFLNARNTLNTLIDWGVLPIINENDTVAVEEIKFGDNDNLSAMITLLMDADILINLTDMDGLFTKDPRTSSDAELIPEVRSITKKIEALAGDIPGALGTGGMGSKLRAAKKTMVAGIPMVIARGTRPEVLTDLFKGKDLGTFFVPGTVKLRSRKCWIAFNLKPKGNLVLDSGASDAVLRRGKSLLPGGIVGVEGEFSMGAPVRLMDTEGDVIGVGLCNYASADVRKIMGLKTAQIRGALGYKPYDEVVHRDNLAITSDEK from the coding sequence ATGACGGATAGATCCCAATGCTTTGCAAAGGCCAGGCGGGTTGTGGTCAAGGTGGGCAGTAATGTCCTGACCGCTTCCCGTGGTTTGAATGTTGAAGTTTTACGCTCCATCAGTCAGCAGATCCATGGGCTGATGCAAGGGGGGCGTGAAGTGATTCTCGTTTCTTCCGGTGCCATGGCTGCAGGGATGCGGCGTCTGGAGCTTACCTCAAGGCCCGTTGAAATTCCAAAGCGCCAGGCCACTGCAGCCGTAGGTCAGGCAGGCCTCATCATGGAGTATGAGCAGGTTTTTGAAACCTTTGGCAAATCCGTGGCTCAGGTGCTGCTGACCCAGGAAGATCTTTCCAACCGCAGGCGTTTCCTCAACGCCAGAAATACCCTAAATACCCTCATCGACTGGGGTGTTCTTCCCATCATTAATGAAAACGATACTGTTGCCGTTGAAGAGATCAAGTTCGGGGATAACGACAATCTTTCCGCAATGATTACCCTGCTTATGGATGCGGATATCCTGATCAACTTAACGGATATGGATGGGCTTTTCACCAAGGATCCCAGAACCAGCAGCGATGCCGAACTCATTCCCGAAGTCAGATCCATTACGAAAAAAATTGAAGCGCTGGCAGGTGATATTCCCGGTGCCCTGGGTACAGGCGGTATGGGAAGTAAGCTCCGGGCTGCCAAAAAAACCATGGTGGCGGGTATTCCCATGGTGATTGCAAGGGGAACCCGGCCTGAGGTTCTTACGGATCTTTTTAAGGGTAAAGATCTGGGTACCTTTTTTGTTCCAGGAACTGTAAAACTTCGGAGCAGAAAGTGCTGGATCGCCTTTAATCTCAAGCCCAAGGGAAACCTTGTGCTGGATAGTGGTGCTTCTGATGCCGTACTCAGGCGTGGGAAAAGTCTGCTGCCAGGTGGCATTGTGGGAGTTGAGGGTGAGTTTTCCATGGGAGCTCCCGTACGCCTGATGGATACGGAGGGGGATGTGATCGGAGTAGGGCTCTGCAATTATGCCTCCGCCGATGTCAGAAAAATCATGGGCCTGAAAACGGCACAGATCCGTGGGGCGTTGGGATACAAACCCTATGACGAGGTGGTGCACCGGGATAATCTGGCCATTACATCCGATGAAAAATAA